The genome window GGATTATTATACCACCAGCCCGGATCTCCTACAATCGCCTCATCTATTCCGTCTCCGTTTATATCTGCAGAACCAACTTGCGCACCATAGTCACCGACCTCGCCATCATAATAGTGCCAGTCTTGCGTTGTATCCAAAGGGTTAGAACCTAAATAGATCCAAGCTTCGCCGCCAGCTAACGTTGGAACCCCCGAGAGTAAATCCTCATATTTGTCGGTATTAAAATTACCAATTGCCCAAGATTGACCTCTGATACAAAGAGGCGAGTCTGTTAGTGAGTCAATTGTATTGCCTCCAAAATAGGTTCCTTCAACTGTTATCAAATCCTTATATCCATCTCCGTTGACATCTCCTAAGATTGCAAATCCACCATTCAGCTTTATCCTAGGGACAGTATCTAACTGCACTCCCCCAAAATAAATATAGGTGGAATCAGGAAGAGGACTGCCATAATTAGTAGAAACTGCTAAGTCCTTATAGCCATCTCCGTTCACGTCTCCTATATCTAAACCATCCGAGCCAAAATAATTAGGAGGTCCTTGTAAAACATAAGCTGGAGAAGTTGACATATCTGCACCACCCCAATAGACATATACTCTGGTAGGACTTCCATGGATTGCAACATCATCATAGCCATCCTTGTTAATATCACCCGTCGCAATATTATCTTCAAAATAAGGGGTTGCCAGAATTTTGTCTGGAACAGTATCAAAAGGAGTACCCCCATAATAAATCCAGACCGCTGAAAATGTAAATGGGGTTACAAGCAAATCTTCAATACTATCCCCATTTACATCTCCAGAAGAGATATATGTAGATGAGAAAGGAAACGTTATGTCCGGAATAGTATCAAAGTTTTTTGAGCCAAAATAAATAAAAGTCTTTCCAACCTGCCCTATCCCTAAGTCCTCAAACCCGTCATTATTTATATCCCCTATCCCTGATAAAATATAACCAAAGTAAAGGTTGTCAGTTGCCCCCTGGATCACCGCTATTTGCTGCATATCAAACTGGGCAAAAGCGGGAGTACTAAGAGCCAAAACAAAAAGCAAAAGTATAAGGAATCTTCTCATCCATATTTTCACTTTTTAGAAAATTAATCTCACTTTTATGATAAGTTACTTTCTAAAAAAGTCAAGGTATTTCTTTTAAAAAAGAAGCCTCCTGCATGATCGCTGGAGGCCTCGAAATCTGAGGAAAAAGAGTTAGAACAACTTACTTCATCAATATCATCTTCCTCGTCTCCGCAAACCCTTCAGAAACTATCTGATAAAAATAGATTCCGCTGGCGGTGGTGAGTCCGTCTTTATTTTTTCCATCCCAGGTTATTATATGATGGCCCGCCGGGGTATATTCATTCATTAGCTCCCGAACTAATTCTCCTTTGATATTATATATCCTCAGGGAAACCTTTCCGGATCTGGGCAGGTCGTAGCTTATCTGGGTAGAGGCGTTAAAAGGATTCGGATAGTTCTGGTTCAGACTAAAGGCAGAGGGCATCTGTGGATTGTCTTCATCTCCAGGGTTTTGGTTAACATCCAAGGGCTGTCCGCTTACATCTCTCAGATCGACCAGGCTTAAAGCCAGGTTCGGTTCCACCTGCTGCACCAGCTCAAAGGTTATTACCGCTATCTCCCCGGAGCCGATTATCGGGGCATTGGCTCCAAGAATGGCAAAGCTCACGTCCACCTGTCCTAAGGTATCTTTTCCATAGAAGAAAACCGGCTGTGTGCTATCAACTAACTGGTAACTTCTCTTCACATCTATGAACCTGACCTGGAGGGAATCATAAGGGAGTATAAAATGAATGCTTTTCACTGTATCCTGATTGTTCACTAGGGATATTTTCACTTGATACTGGTTTCCCAAAATGAAACTGTCAGTTGAGCCGGCCAAGGAAAGTCCTAAATCACCTGAGACTTTTTCAGAAGGACCAGCCAGGGGCTTTGCCTGGTTGACAACCATATAGTTCATAGCAAAGATGACTAAGTCCTCAAAATCGACTTTATTGTCAGTAAGCGGGATATCTTCTGAGCTATTACTGACAGTTGGTCCTATATCAAACACAGACAGATATCCTGCGTCACCCTGTCTGGTATCATAGGTCCCGGCAAAAATTGCCAAATCGCCGAAATAAACCATCCCATCTCCATCCACGTCCCCTAACATGTAATTGGTCGCTCTTGCAGTATCCCCTGATGAAAGTCTTGAATAGTTACCAGCCCGGTCATAAGCGAAAATGCTGTAGTAATATATATTTCTTGGGAATTGTGCAACATCATTAGAATCCTGGAAACTTGTTCCGCTTCCTCTGTAAGTCAGTTGTCCAGAAGTCTGGTTTTGTGGATATCCCAAAGGAGTAGGGTAGGAATCGTCATATTCCGGATAAGCATTGTTAGCCCAGGGGTTCCTGCGAATCTCTACCCCCCGAAAATCACCGAACGGGTTAGTCCAGCTCAATTTACATTTTCTGTTTCCAGGTTTGGCAGCAAGGTTTGTCGGAGAAGCCGGTGGTGTAGTGTCATAAGTCAAATTCCAGGAATAAGAACAAGTGTCCAAATTAACATTT of Candidatus Zixiibacteriota bacterium contains these proteins:
- a CDS encoding FG-GAP-like repeat-containing protein, yielding MRRFLILLLFVLALSTPAFAQFDMQQIAVIQGATDNLYFGYILSGIGDINNDGFEDLGIGQVGKTFIYFGSKNFDTIPDITFPFSSTYISSGDVNGDSIEDLLVTPFTFSAVWIYYGGTPFDTVPDKILATPYFEDNIATGDINKDGYDDVAIHGSPTRVYVYWGGADMSTSPAYVLQGPPNYFGSDGLDIGDVNGDGYKDLAVSTNYGSPLPDSTYIYFGGVQLDTVPRIKLNGGFAILGDVNGDGYKDLITVEGTYFGGNTIDSLTDSPLCIRGQSWAIGNFNTDKYEDLLSGVPTLAGGEAWIYLGSNPLDTTQDWHYYDGEVGDYGAQVGSADINGDGIDEAIVGDPGWWYNNPSFPPGRVYIYKNPYTTVEEYENQLPHSFALGQNYP
- a CDS encoding T9SS type A sorting domain-containing protein; this translates as MKHLATFSLTLLALAVLIVGGAVAQVQVPLVFQTGSNTVPGDTSLSILIQTSTDSLFNGNLTQSGWLKCQPNSQFTYNGTFPDTIPSMTYYWRGRLRADTTYSNWSSIYHFTLNIRQPILALSLTPASISANVGDVDTLWISLGGTGNRMKAALFNIAYNHNLITMNSVIKGSALVPPDNSFLSYDIYPDSVVASLAILNGVFTGTGQLLGLIFTSTQPGSTSLTFNNSVLRDSANQDIAHTDSSASVYIQIPDTTRPTVVVSSPASGDTVNSRPTLSIRFRDNLGFNRGYYHLDNCSTPWTELWSYNSNSLDTTISWRVPAISEGRHTIYFKIVDDWGNVNLDTCSYSWNLTYDTTPPASPTNLAAKPGNRKCKLSWTNPFGDFRGVEIRRNPWANNAYPEYDDSYPTPLGYPQNQTSGQLTYRGSGTSFQDSNDVAQFPRNIYYYSIFAYDRAGNYSRLSSGDTARATNYMLGDVDGDGMVYFGDLAIFAGTYDTRQGDAGYLSVFDIGPTVSNSSEDIPLTDNKVDFEDLVIFAMNYMVVNQAKPLAGPSEKVSGDLGLSLAGSTDSFILGNQYQVKISLVNNQDTVKSIHFILPYDSLQVRFIDVKRSYQLVDSTQPVFFYGKDTLGQVDVSFAILGANAPIIGSGEIAVITFELVQQVEPNLALSLVDLRDVSGQPLDVNQNPGDEDNPQMPSAFSLNQNYPNPFNASTQISYDLPRSGKVSLRIYNIKGELVRELMNEYTPAGHHIITWDGKNKDGLTTASGIYFYQIVSEGFAETRKMILMK